A stretch of the Patescibacteria group bacterium genome encodes the following:
- the recR gene encoding recombination mediator RecR, with protein MKFPQAIQNLIDDLSEIPTVGPKTAQRYAFYLLKQPKEFLAKVATDIINLKKNLKICSQCLSVAETDPCPICADKNRDSSILCIIATQPEMLAIETTKKYNGLYFLLGRNLRPQTGVSVETSNIAKLENRLKQGKIKEIILALSPTLEGETTSLYLAKILKPLKIKTTRLARGLPMGSDIEYADEITLNNALKNRSLVD; from the coding sequence ATGAAATTCCCCCAAGCTATTCAAAATCTGATCGACGATCTGTCGGAAATTCCCACTGTCGGCCCAAAGACTGCCCAGCGGTATGCTTTTTATTTATTGAAACAGCCCAAAGAATTTTTGGCTAAAGTCGCTACCGACATTATCAATTTAAAAAAGAATTTAAAAATTTGCAGTCAATGTCTTTCCGTTGCTGAGACCGATCCTTGTCCGATTTGCGCCGATAAAAATCGCGACAGCTCAATACTTTGTATTATCGCCACTCAGCCCGAAATGCTCGCGATCGAGACGACCAAAAAATATAATGGCTTATATTTTCTTTTGGGCCGCAACTTGCGCCCGCAAACCGGCGTCAGTGTGGAAACGTCCAATATTGCCAAATTAGAAAATCGCCTTAAGCAAGGAAAGATCAAGGAAATAATTTTAGCGCTCTCCCCCACTCTGGAAGGCGAAACAACTTCTTTATATCTGGCCAAGATTCTCAAGCCGCTCAAAATAAAAACCACCCGCCTGGCGCGCGGCCTGCCGATGGGCTCGGATATCGAATACGCGGACGAGATAACTTTGAATAACGCGTTAAAAAATAGGTCATTGGTTGATTAG
- a CDS encoding YbaB/EbfC family nucleoid-associated protein, with protein MFEKLKQLKDLRDKAKHLQNALGEETIVVEKNGIKITMDGNMVVSAVTLEKEMSKEELEKKLPDAINDTIKKAQRVMADKMRAMGGLPGM; from the coding sequence ATGTTTGAAAAACTAAAACAGCTTAAAGATCTGCGCGACAAGGCCAAGCATTTGCAGAATGCTTTGGGCGAAGAAACCATTGTGGTGGAAAAAAATGGCATCAAGATCACCATGGACGGCAATATGGTTGTCTCGGCCGTCACTTTGGAAAAAGAAATGTCCAAGGAAGAATTGGAAAAAAAATTGCCCGACGCCATCAATGACACGATCAAAAAAGCCCAGCGGGTGATGGCGGACAAGATGCGGGCGATGGGAGGACTACCCGGAATGTAA